A single region of the Salvia miltiorrhiza cultivar Shanhuang (shh) chromosome 8, IMPLAD_Smil_shh, whole genome shotgun sequence genome encodes:
- the LOC131000848 gene encoding RNA pseudouridine synthase 4, mitochondrial, which produces MAERLLIRQILRRWQPNAAVPSCKIKLIKAIYEQQCCYTAGANGENYEKEKNHQWLILPPFTPTADGSSIGKKLYGRTDETNTTALKWILKCCPHLPRSLVQKLFRLRQVRKECSSDESKDQRPRRVGAKDLMDIGDRICLPKSVDEKSHPTTAENQSFSSEEERKIVQSLELYKDSAIIVINKPPGMPVQGGVGIRRSLDELAAKYLRYDYMEPPRLVHRLDRDSSGILVMGRTQLSTSVLHSVFREKTIGASNDVLGCKRILQKKYWALVIGSPRRRQGSVSVPLIKVVIDNGKSERITVADNSNTLSGQHAVTDYRVIASSPSGYTWLELSPLTGRKHQLRVHCAEVLGTPIVGDYKYGRQAHKKLGHYLESASDHLKLADKDTAGLELESGSLSDEQFSLHLHCKEMVVPDISVVLQHGNISDLDSARIGNIVLRAPLPAHMQTSWDLLNSKLQYL; this is translated from the exons ATGGCCGAGCGTCTTCTCATCCGACAAATTCTGCGCCGGTGGCAGCCAAACGCCGCCGTGCCGAGttgcaaaataaaattaataaaggcAATTTACGAACAGCAATGTTGCTATACCGCCGGCGCCAACGGCGAGAACTATGAAAAGGAAAAGAATCATCAATGGCTGATATTGCCTCCATTCACCCCCACAGCCGACGGTTCTTCAATCGGAAAAAAACTGTACGGTCGGACGGACGAAACGAATACGACGGCGCTTAAATGGATTCTTAAGTGCTGTCCTCATCTACCGAGGTCTCTAGTTCAGAAACTCTTTCGCTTAAGACAG GTGCGAAAGGAATGCTCCAGTGATGAATCTAAAGACCAGAGGCCAAGAAGG GTAGGAGCCAAAGATTTGATGGACATTGGTGATAGGATATGCCTTCCTAAATCTGTTGATGAAAAGTCTCATCCAACTACTGCAGAGAATCAGAGCTTTTCCAGTGAAGAAGAACGGAAAATTGTCCAAAGCCTCGAGTTGTATAAG GACTCGGCTATAATTGTCATCAATAAACCGCCTGGAATGCCTGTTCAG GGTGGAGTTGGGATAAGGAGAAGTTTAGATGAGTTGGCTGCCAAGTATTTGAGATATGACTACATGGAGCCTCCTCGTCTG GTGCATAGACTTGATAGAGACAGCAGCGGCATATTAGTGATGGGAAGGACACAGTTAAGCACTTCCGTCCTGCATTCCGTTTTTCGTGAGAAAACCATTGGAGCTTCAAATGAT GTTCTTGGCTGTAAAAGAATTCTTCAGAAGAAGTATTGGGCTCTAGTTATTGGATCTCCAAGACGTCGACAAGGGTCAGTTTCTGTCCCTTTGATAAAG GTGGTGATTGACAATGGAAAATCTGAGCGAATTACTGTGGCTGATAATAGCAACACATTGTCAGGGCAGCATGCTGTAACAGATTATCGAGTGATAGCATCTTCACCCAGTG GTTATACATGGTTAGAGCTGTCGCCACTTACTGGAAGAAAGCACCAG CTTCGAGTCCACTGTGCGGAAGTATTGGGGACACCGATAGTTGGAGACTACAAATATGGGCGGCAAGCTCATAAGAAACTAGGGCACTATCTCGAGTCTGCTTCTGATCATCTTAAACTGGCTGATAAAGATACTGCAGGCCTCGAATTGGAAAGTGGAAGTTTATCAGATGAACAATTTTCTCTTCATCTTCACTGCAAGGAGATGGTCGTGCCCGACATTTCAGTTGTCTTGCAACATGGCAACATAAGTGACTTGGATTCTGCACGAATCGGCAACATTGTGCTGAGAGCTCCTTTGCCTGCACACATGCAAACAAGTTGGGACCTGCTAAATTCTAAACTCCAGTACCTGTAA
- the LOC131000891 gene encoding uncharacterized protein LOC131000891 — translation MLPTASTTKGRSSQQARPNSFFPYLRRIVKWQQMDIEYTFWQMLNLCTSPKVVYQHTKYHKQTKNQWARDDPAFVVICSLLLSVSTIAYCAAYDHSAGHAVFVVISTLFFHFFVIGAILATFCWFFTNNYLREEAPNSYVVEQRVEWLYAFDVHCNSFFPMFVLLYVLHYFLSPLLVAHGFVPLLLSNALFMVAVSYYHYLNYLGYDVLPFLERTTLFLYPIGVVLVLSPILILSGFNPSRYFMNMYFSQRQYIS, via the exons aTGTTGCCTACCGCTTCAACAACAAAGGGCCGATCGAGCCAGCAAGCCCGGCCGAATTCGTTTTTCCCGTACCTCCGCAGAATAGTCAAG TGGCAACAGATGGATATTGAATACACTTTCTGGCAAATGCTTAACCTATGCACATCACCGAAAGTCGT ATATCAGCACACCAAGTATCATAAGC AAACAAAGAACCAATGGGCACGTGATGATCCTGCATTTGTTGTCATATGTAGTCTTCTTTTGTCAGTTTCCACTATTGCATATTGTGCTGC GTACGACCATAGTGCAGGGCATGCTGTTTTTGTAGTTATTTCAACTTTGTTCTTCCATTTCTTTGTAATTGGTGCGATTTTGGCTACATTTTGCTG GTTTTTCACTAACAATTATCTTCGAGAAGAAGCTCCAAACAGTTATGTGGTGGAGCAACGGGTGGAATG GTTGTATGCGTTTGATGTACACTGCAACTCTTTCTTCCCCATGTTTGTGCTGCTTTATG TTCTTCATTATTTCCTATCACCTCTGCTAGTGGCTCATGGTTTTGTTCCCTTACTACTATCAAATGCGCTCTTCATGGTAGCTGTATCCTACTATCATTACCTAAATTACTTAGGTTATGACG TATTGCCCTTCCTGGAGAGGACCACTTTGTTTCTGTATCCAATTGGTGTTGTCCTAGTTCTTTCCCCCATAT TAATTCTCAGTGGTTTCAACCCATCAAGATATTtcatgaacatgtatttcagTCAAAGGCAATACATCAGCTAA
- the LOC131000909 gene encoding reticulon-like protein B11, with amino-acid sequence MEKSRRSSVHRTLGGGAVADVILWRKWTLSAAFLVGSTALWFLFERAGYNLLSFISNVLLLLIVILFFWAKSASILNRPLPPLPNLEISEEASVKAADELRVWVNYALSIAHDIAIGGNWRVFLKVATLLWVISYIGSFFNSLTLIYIGVLVSLSLPVLYEKYQNPIDDKLSVAYNIARIQYEKIDSLVLQKIPLASKKEKKTE; translated from the exons ATGGAAAAATCTCGTCGATCTTCTGTTCATCGCACGTTAGGCGGTGGTGCAG TTGCTGATGTGATACTGTGGAGAAAATGGACTCTCAGCGCCGCTTTTCTCGTGGGCTCAACTGCGCTTTGGTTCCTATTCGAGAGGGCTGGATACAATTTACTGTCATTTATATCGAATGTTTTATTGTTGCTCATCGTGATACTATTCTTTTGGGCTAAATCTGCGTCGATTCTTAATAG ACCACTGCCGCCTCTTCCTAATCTTGAAATTTCGGAAGAGGCTTCTGTCAAAGCTGCTGATGAGCTGCGAGTCTGGGTTAACTATGCGTTGTCAATTGCACATGACATTGCAATTGGTGGAAACTGGAGAGTTTTTTTGAAG GTTGCTACATTATTGTGGGTAATTTCCTACATTGGCAGTTTCTTCAACTCTCTCACGCTGATTTACATTG GTGTTCTTGTTAGTTTATCACTTCCTGTGTTGTATGAAAAGTACCAAAATCCAATTGATGATAAGCTGAGTGTTGCATATAATATTGCTCGGATACAGTATGAGAAGATTGATAGTCTGGTACTTCAAAAGATTCCTTTGGCTtcgaagaaggagaagaagactGAGTAA